The DNA segment CAAGAGAGTATATCTGAAGATATTACAGGTGACCTAGCTGCAGCTGTCAGAAAGTCATGGTCTGAGTCACAAGATAACCCGTTGCTCCTAAACTTTAATAATTCCCCCATAGGTACTCCCACTGATAGGTACTCCCCTGAACCAGTTATGATGGAGGGAAATGCAATGAATCCTCCATCGCTTGTGAGGGAGTCTgcacaacaacagcaaagACGTTATGCATCTTCCCAATCTCGCGAAAAATCTGACCAGCAACAGCAAGATTACCAGTTGTTTAAGCATCATTATTCTTTGGGGCAGGAAACAAGAGAATCTGTTTCCGATATTCTCAACGACTTGACTCTAGGATCCCCAGAGCCAAGCGAAAGGATATCACCAATAGGACAACCATCGGTGGATATTCCTCCTCTTACCACAAGGCGTAGTTCTATCCAGGATGTCCAATGGATAAGACATTTACTTAATCCGAGAAGTTCATTTTCTGGTGCGTCTGCCAATGAACCAACTAGCCCCCCTGATGATTTTCTTAATCAGAGCAGAGCCTGGATAACAATATTACATGATTCATCGGCAGAATCGTTACAGGCTGTTATCGTGTTAGCCGAATCATTGAAGAATGTCAGTTCCCAATATAATCTTTGGGTGCTGCATTCTAGTGACGTTAATGCTTTTCAATTAACTCAAATAGGAATAAAAACATTGATAATAGATGAGTATATcaatttgtttttgaattttgggAGTGGCTCGGGCTTCAGTGGAAGCACACAAGCAACCGAAACCAAGGACGAATTGAATTTCAAATGGTGTAagttatttcttttcttttctctaatCGATCGGTTTGAACTGATCTGCTATTTATCCCCCACATGTTTGGtattaaaaaatatcgATGAGCTGCTGGAGAGCACCGAAGTTTCTGATGagattgataatgaaacaTGTGTTTTGCTATCTAATAGGGTGAATCATATAAATGGAGATCTCAGTAGCATAGAGCAAGACCAAAATCCTGGAAATTATGATGAGGATCCTCAAATCATTATTCTAAAGCCTAACCGGGCGGTGGCGATGTGTATTAAGGAATATTTCACTATATACGGGAATGATGAAAGTAAAAGATCCAtgtttcatcaaatgaACGATTTACAAATAATGAAAGCACTATTTGGAGATAAATGGGGTTACATAGATAGCGGTGGCTACTGTGCTATTCCTATGACTAGTATACCGGCGGCCAATTTAAGCTATAAGATAGTCGAGTTCAAAATTCTAAAACCCTGGGAAAGACAGAACTATATAACTGCTGGTCAACATCCAGAGTCTATTATGAACAAATGGCTAGATCTTTGGCGCGACTTTTTGAACCAAGCAAATTAAACAAAACACTATCAGTTTCCTGTACTTCGTCAATATTCATTCAAGTCAATCCGGCACCTTCTTCACATCTAATTCATCATACTTCATAACGTCTTCCCCTTTTAGTGCAATTTTTGGTTGCACTCTACTAGGGACAACGAGAAACATTGCTTAAACGTGCTCGCACGTCATATCTGTAATCAGTTTATCCTTGTATACTATTATACAGTCATCTCTTAACTTTTGTCTTGGTTCTCTTCCTTGCCTTTACCGTATATAAAATTCTAAAgctattttttatttatgtttACATTCTCGCGGCCTGGCTAGGATTTGCTTGAATAGAAAAATGTTTGTGCAGAACTAATTCTTGATTACATCAAAGAGCAAAACTGTATACTTCAACTGAATttcatttcatcttcacttTAAACTGCTAGGGTAATTGAAGTGACGTATTCAAAATGAATTTTGACAATGACAGCCAGAAACAAGTTTTCGATAAGCTTAAAAAGGCAATTCCTGGCATCATCAAGGAAAAATGTGCCGGATATGATGAATTATACGGTTATAAGTTGAACTCCCAAGGTCCAACTGCGGAGGAAGTTGAGAAATATTACGACGGGAAGATTGCCGATTGTTTAATTTATAAACTTTGTAAAGCATACCAATTTGAGTATAGCACTATTGTGCAAAATCTGGTCGATATTTTGAACTGGAGGAAGAAGTTCAATCCACTAAGTTGTGCCTACAAGGAAGTTCATAATACAGAACTGCAAAGTGTTGGCGTTTTGACGTTCGATGTGAACGGTGACGCTAATAAGAAAGCCGTCACTTGGAACTTATATGGTCAGcttgtcaaaaaaaaggaactATTCCAAAACGTGGATAAGTTCGTTCGTTACAGAATTGGTCTTATGGAAAAAGGGTTGAGTTTGCTAGACTTTACCAGCGCCGACAATTGCTATATGACCCAAGTCCATGATTACAAGGGCGTTTCTTTGTGGCGAATGGACTCTGACATTAAGAATTGTAGCAAGACAGTTATTggaattttccaaaaatactACCCAGAACTGTTGTATGCAAAGTATTTTGTTAACGTCCCTACTATTTTTGGTTGGGTGTACGAtttgatcaaaaaatttgttgatgaaaGCACTAGAAAGAAGTTTGTGGTGTTGACTGATGGTAACAAGTTGGGTCAATACTTGAAGAACTGCCCACACCAAGACTACGGTGGGAATGACAAGCAAAACAACTTGAACAAGCAAAACGTCGCGAATATCCACCCAACAGAATATGGCCTTTATGTTCTACAAAAGCAGATCATCGAAGACGTCGAGTAATGAATTATCATCGTCATGCTGTAATACTATCCCCCATACATAATTCTATAATAATTAATTTCGCCTTGTATTCAAGTAAATCATCATCCACTGTATTATCGTCTCATCTCTACCTTTTCTTGATGTGACTTAGAAGATACCGTGCAGAGTGAAGGggctttgaaaaatgttcTAGAAGCTGATGGCGATAATAGGGATACATATCGATCAGTTCCGCCTATTTAAACGACAACGGACCGACTATGAAGAAGATCAGAGGTGAAAGTGATAACAGGGAAAGAGAACCagcaagaacaagaacaagaacaagaaggaAAGAATTGGGAAAAATGCTAAGGAAGGGCACTTCAACTATATACACGGCACACAAGAAAAGTAACAGCAGCATACTCAGGAGTCAACGAGACCAAACTAAGGTGGAATCGCTAGTAGAAGAATCACCGATAGGTGATTTTGGGATTCATAATCAACCTACACAACCTGGTGTGATATACTATTTCGTGGAGTTGACAAATTTAGGCATACACGATAACACAAgcagtaataataacaataacaataacaaccATAGCGACGATGAAAACGGTAGTCGATACGGTCAGGGTAGCAGCTTAGGTAGGAACGTCCATTCCCGCCGTTATTCATGAATATAAGCATTATCAAGCCCATGCAGCAATGCTATTAGGGTGTGTGCTGGAAGCCCACAGGCGGATGCAGGGTAGTAACGAATTCATGCAATTCATATCATGCCACTGAGGATAAGACATTATGAAAGGAGAACGGGACCTTGTTAAGTTATAGGTTCCTGTGTAGACAGtgtatattatatatatcataTTTGTATAATAATACAGAGATCTTTGCCTACGTCACACTCTATCCCATCAAGCTTTTTCGCTATTGTCTCAATCAAATTGGTCACCCGGTTTTTCTCGCGCCAAAATTTCCATCTTATGccaaattattgaaaataaaatcaccAATTCTCACCAGAGGTTAGAAGATGTGAGAGAGCCATTTAGAATAAGAAGGCGTTTCGCAAAAGTATTGTAGACAGTAGCATCATGTCAGCAGATCATTCTAGAGATCCATGTCCTATCGTTATATTAAATGATTTCGGTGGTGCCTTTGCCATGGGTGCTATTGGTGGTGTCGTTTGGCATGGGATTAAAGGTTTTAGAAATTCGCCATTAGGTGAACGTGGTTCAGGAGCTGTGAGTGCCATCAAGGCGCGCGCTCCTGTGTTGGGTGGTAACTTTGGTGTGTGGGGTGGTTTGTTCTCTACTTTTGACTGTGCTGTGAAAGCCGTCAGAAAGAGAGAGGATCCATGGAACGCTATCATTGCAGGGTTTTTCACTGGTGGTGCTTTGGCTGTGAGAGGTGGTTGGAGACATACAAGGAACAGTTCTATCACATGCGCCTGTTTGTTGGGTGTGATTGAAGGTGTGGGGCTGATGTTCCAGAGATATAGTGCTTGGCAAGCCAAGCCTATGGCTCCTCCTTTGCCTGAAGCTCCCCCCTCTCAACCTCTTCAAGCTTAGATGATAGAGAGAGAGACTGTATGATTCATTTTCCATAGCCGCTGATGGGATACCCACTCGGCACATTCTTTATTATACGAATGTTGTATTGCACTAACTTCCTTCACTTTTCACTTTATTTCATCCTACCGTAGAGCCACTATTTCTCCCAtcatgtatatattttatataaaaaaataacatgTTCCCTACatctgaaaaataaaaataataggCCAAAAACTGGCATGAATACTTTATAATGTTATTTATTAATTGTAATGACTATACGTatagaaaagattaaaagGCAAAATTCATGTACATGTAATGTAAGAAGAGTACTAAGCCgaaataaagagaaaagaggGGGGAAGAAAGCCAGACAAACAACGATTCATTCTTCGACAATGTGAAGCTTATTAAACTCGTTTGTGGGGCCTTCTTGGACAGAATGAGTGGCAACAAAATCATTCGGAAAGTCGCTTGATATGTTCTCCTTTCTCTTACTGATAGTTCCGATATCAACACTATCAGCGCCACCACTGgaagaatttgaattgTAAACATAGTTATTGTTTACAGCATTATTATAGTGCCTTGTGCCCCCGTGGTCCCTCTGTTGGCCTTTCCCATTATCGTGTTTCTCCGATGGCCCAGGTAGAGACGATCCTGGAGGAAACCATTCTCCTGTAAATTCCTGTTTTGTTATGAATGGATGCAGCATTGCTTGTTGTGGTGTCCACCTTTCTAGCGGGTTTAAATTAAGTACCCCGCCTAGAAAATGAATCAAGCACTCCCTGTTCTGCATTTCTTGATCAATGAGTTCCTGAGAGTTCTGGATGCTTTTAGGATACCTGTAGTTTCGAATAATATCTGGCAActttttccatttgaaATATTGCTTACTTGGCTTTTCTACTATATTGTATTCTCTGCAgaattcttcaatagtTTTTATGCGATGCTTTTGAGTAGATGTTCCACTTTCTTCTAACGTCAACTTTCTCATAAATTTTCCAGAATTTTTGCCCATATCTATCATCCACGATGGCGGATATCCAAGCGTGTCTATTATTCTTGTTAACTGATTATACTCAGAAGCTCCTGGAAAAATCGGTATTCCCAAAAATAACTCTGCAACAATACAACCCAAGGACCACATGTCAATACTGGTCGAATATGGGATTCCCAGTATGATTTCAGGAGCACGATAAAACCTAGACTGAATATACGTGTAAACGGTCCTAGCTTCTTCGCAAGATGAGCCAAAATCGATAATCTTCAACTCCGGCTTATCAGGGGCACAAAGTAAAATATTCTCAGGCTTCAAATCGCAATGAATTAGTTTGCTTTCCTTCAACACGCATAAGGAATCTAATATCTGAGTGGTGAATGTTCTGATAAGTTGTATAGACAGCCCATGAAACTTATTCTGTTTTAACAATTCATACAAATTATTACTTAGTAATTCAAAAACCAAGCATAAATGGTTCTTGTGAACAAACGAGTCATGCATTCTTAAAAAATGGTGTTTATTAGCAGGATCTATCTTCTGGTTTAACAGCTCTAGAATTTTTGCTTCTGTAATACTTTGGGTCAAATACTCTGTTCTTGATTTCACTACTTTTACTGctaaaatttctttagtTAACAAATTTTGACATTTGACCACTTGGCCAAATGTACCTTGTCCCAGAATGTCAAGTACAAGGTACTTTCTATTCTGCTCTACGCCCAAAACATCATTTACATAAAGAATATAGTCACTGTTTATGTTGTCGAACCCTTTGTTACATTTCCCCTCGCTGGGTTTTGTGAGTACTCTCTTAGGGTTTTTAGACGTTTGGTAGGTGAAGTCAGGAGAGCATAAGGAATATGTGGTAATCAAGCTTTTTGTGACACTAATTAAAGGGGAAATTGTCTTAGAATTTAGTGAGGCACGTCTGAACTTTGGAGTTGCATTTGAGACAGGTTGGAGATCATTTTTAGAACTGCAAGGTTGCATCTGAGGGATAGATAACTTTTGGGCCTGTACTTCATCCCTTCGCAACTGCTTAAAAGGAGGCTGTAATGGGGGACTTGTACTCGGAGGATACGCACTAAGTCTTCTGTAGGGTGAAATCACGGGTATTGAACTTGTTCCTTGGTTGGCATTTGAATTGAAGGTAGAAAAATTGGACGAATAATTTGTTGCAGCTAGACTTTGCCTTCTCTGAAATTCTTGACGGTCGTAAAGAGAGGGCACAAACCTGGAACCGAATTGAGAGGGAGGTATGGTGCCCTGCTGGTATGCATGTTGTTGTTGCcgctgttgttgttgttgctgctgatAAGCAGAAGGATACTGGCCACTGCTGTTTCCTGGTAGATTCGTATTAGAGCTCGTGTAAGCAGGATAACTGTCGTACTGGAAAGGGTTTGGAGCAGGTGCTCTAGCCGGAGGTACAACGAGACTAGATTTACGTCGTCTGTAGGCATCTAAACTTTCATTACTGTTTAAATCGTCGTATTGAAGAGGGTAGACCAGGTTTTGTTGAGAATTCgttactttttcttcattccATGGATTAACGAAGCAAAATTGGGAAttctgctgttgttgctgttgctgttgctgtgGATGCCTTTGAGAGCTTTGATTCACATATGATGGATTCCATATACTACTTCCCAAATGGCTATTGTCCTGACTTGCTCTACCTGAGCCCACACTGGCATCACTGTTAGTGGCTACCGTCGGGCTTAGAGAGGCATTTTTATTGCTATTGGTGCTTGTGGAGTCGTTATTATTTGATGTATTcattattctttcaaattagCATGTGAAAATGATAACGGAAAGATTTGCCCTCGTACAATCAGTTCTGCTCTTGATCAAAAACTTCTACTAACCTGTTCCTTCAGTCTACACCCAATATATCAATAAGAATACATGTGCTCTTTCTCTAGCGCTTACACCCAAATCGTTTCCTTATTTATCTGTTTAACATTGCTATTCATTGTTCAGGCCAGAAGGGGTAAATCTGAGGAAGGGGCTCGCCGGGAAAAAGCTGCAGAAGGGGTAGTTAGGTTTATCATGGCACTTGCGCCATTTTAACATTTGTATTAGGTCTTCTCTatattttttgcattttttgtCTTCAAATAATTCTGGCGTTTAGGTTATTTTGACGTATAACGTGATATTTATAGGGTTTGTGTCGTCTTTTTTCACATTTTTGGCGAGTTAGCCACCAAGAATATATACAATGAAACGAAAAAGTTAAGAAAAGAGCGTTAGGTAGGTTTCTGCAATCTAATATTTGAGGTTAAGGACGAGAGTGCATCATTACTCATTTGTAGTAATAACCTATAAGAATATATACAGAAATGAATGTATCTACATCAACATTCCAAACAAGGCGGAGAAGATTGAAGAAAGTggaggaggaagaaaacGCTGCCACTTTGCAATTAGGCCAAGAATTTCAATTGAAACAGATAAACCACCAgggtgaagaagaagaactgaTTGCCTTGAATCTGAGTGAAGCCAGATTAGTAATCAAAGAAGCTCTAATAGAACGTAGGAGAGCATTTAAGAGATCACAAAAGAAACATAAGAAGAAGCACCTGAAGCATGAAAGCGCCAATGATGAAACTACAGCTGTagaggatgatgatgaggatctggatgaagatgacgtTGATGCcgacgatgatgatttcATGCATTCTGAAACTagagaaaaggaattggagTCTATCGATGTTCTATTAGAACAAACCACGGGAGGAAATAATaaggatttgaaaaatacgaTGCAGTACTTGACAAATTTCTCTCGATTTAGAGACCAGGAAACCGTTGGAGCAGTTATACAACTTCTGAAAAGTACTGGATTACATCCGTTTGAAGTGGCACAACTGGGTTCTTTGGCCTGTGACACGGCTGATGAAGCGAAGACTTTGATTCCGAGTTTAAACAATAAGATATCCGATGACGAGTTGGAGAGGATATTGAAGGAGTTATCAAATTTAGAAACTCTTTATTAAAGTGATGTATATATACGTGTGTGTAAGTAgtattgattttctttctctacGATTTAAACTATCTAGCGCTAAGAGAAAAGACTAAACCTGAGGTTGCTcttccttcaaaaaatatttgcCGCTGCCGTTTTTCCACCATCTCATCAAACAACTATGGGGTGCTATATCTATGACGCTCTCGTCATCACTTTGACATCTACAACGCTGATCGAGCCTAACTGCATATGATGCCGGACAGGTACCAAATGGTGAGTGGAAATAGCCAAGTTCATCAAAATGAATGATTTCATCAGGTTTCAGTAACAAGGAGACACCAATTGAGTGAACAGGAGCATCCCCCCATCTCTCGTAATAAAACCCGCCTTTGATGTCCaaagattcaaaaaatttcttgtatTCGTCACCTctgaagaaattcaagtcaccaatctcaaaatttgacCAGAAATGGCATAAGTTGTAGTTGGAGTTTGCTTCAATAATGGGGTAGTGCTTACCGACTAGTCCTGAATCAGTCAAAAATGCATACGCACTTTCCTCTTTAGGTAAAATTGTCCCTTCGTTAGTTTCCAAATACTTCTCTACTGCATCCCATAAGGTCGGTATAGTTTCTTCGTATTCATATAACGAAATCACAAAGCCATATTTTTTGCCCTTCAGCCTCATAATCCTAAATGGATCGTACGGGAAATCACAGTAATATTTGACATTGGGTTCTACTCTAAAATAATAGTCATAATCGTCCAATATTGACTGCTTGAAAAAGAACCCGGAATTGAACCTGCACATGTTTCTATATGATTTGGATCCCCCATACAAGACTCCATCATCCTCCATCTCACGTAgtctttcttcaaagaaggTTTCGTTTATCCATGTCGGCCGATTCCAGTCTTCTGGTGGAATTAAGGCATACTGGGCTTTCCCACTTGCCATTGCTGTAGTAGCTTCGATAAAATCTTGATCGAAGGGAACGTCATTCAGGAAAGTCCAATCGTAGTgatatttattattaaacCTGTCTTCTAGGGATCTCATCGAATCCAGTGCGCCTTCTAACTCCGAATTTCTCACCAACATTAATATTGTCGCATTCTCCCTTGGATAAACATGATTGAAATCATCTTGTCTTGTATAATTTAGGGCGTTCTCATCATAGCTATTACGAGAAAGTTTTAAATGCGGAAAATAATGTCTTCTTCGACTTGAGTcatacttttcttttgctttttgaGAATCGATAGTATACgaattatcaatattctGATATTTTCGTATGAGAAGTAACtctttgcaaaaaatataaatcaaaAGAGTCCATATTGGCAAGAATATGCCAAGGACGTATAGCGAGCCTCTTTTTGCCATTTACCGGTTTATGATGATATACTTTTTAATTCTTATAGCGACCTTTGAGCATTGGGTTAGGAATCGTGTGAAAAAGTAATGTGAGTTACTTCTGTAGGGAGGCAATAAGAAAGCTTAGTGTTTGGCTTCTAACTTTCGTTTATTCAGAAAAGCgtggaaatttttgaagtgaAGAGTTAAATATCTAGTTGTTGCTCACCCaggaaaagcaaaaaaaagcttctgggtaaaaaaaactttacAGCAAGTGCAGCTGATGAAGAATCAAACAAATACATTCAAAGCATTTTTTAGCccaaaatattaaaagaaTAATCAGAAAATTATTTAGTTATTGTACatattatatattcaaatatttATTACGATAAATCCctaacaaaaaaatacgaTAAAAGGataatcaataataaaaagaaatatgggcaaaataatatcatataAGGGGAACACAGTTaggagaaaagaaaggtaGTATGGTtgtgaatttcttttcatagAGATCAGTTCAACAATGTAGCAATGTCGGATGGCAATTCTTCGATTTGAGTGGAGTAGAACTTTTCTAGTTCTCTCATAGCGCCAACATCTTCGTTAGTGACAAAGTTGATAGCAACACCCTTTCTACCGAAACGACCACCTCTACCAATTCTGTGGATGTAGTTCTCCTTATTAGCTGGTAAATCGTAGTTAATAACCAATGAAACTTGTTGGACATCAATACCTCTTGCCAACAAATCGGTGGAGATCAAGATTCTGGAAGAACCACTTCTGAATTCCTTCATAATGGTATctctttcttgttgtgGTAAGTCAGAATAGATGGCAGAAACGGTAAATTTGTCGTCTCTCAACTTAGTGGTCAATTCTTCAACCTTTCTTCTAGTGTTACAGAAGATAACGGCTTGAGTGACGGAAATAGAGTCGTATAAATCTGTCAAACATTCGTATTTGtaatcttcttcttcgacATTCACGTAAAATTGTTTGATACCTTCCAAAGTCAATTCATCCTTCTTGACCAAAATTCTGACTGGGTTTCTCATAAATTTGGTGGTGACTTCCAAGACATCATTTGGCATGGTAGCAGATAAAAGAACAACTTGAGTAGTTGGAGGAAGTAAGGTGAAAATTTGGTAGATTTGTTCCTTGAAACCAGAAGACAACATTTCATCGGCTTCATCTAAGATGAACATCTTGATCTTGTCAGTTCTGAATCTACGTCTTTGGATGTTGTCGAAAACACGACCTGGGGTACCAACGACAATTTGAGCATCTCTCAAACCTTCAGCATCTTCAACAAAGGAAGTACCACCGATACAAGCGTGGACCTTGATGTCCATGTGGAAGGCCAAAGCCATGACAACTTTTTGGATTTGCAAAGCCAATTCTCTAGTTGGGGCCAACATCAAAGCTTGAGGAGCCTTGACTGAGGTATCAATTCTTTGCAAAGCAGCAATGGAAAAGGTACCAGTCTTACCAGTACCAGACTGAGCTTGAGCCAAGACATCGTGACCTTCGATAATAGGCATAATAGCACGTTGTTGAATGGCAGATGGTTCTTCGAAACCGTAACCAAAAACACCTCTCAACAAGTTTTCGTCCAATTCCATATCATCGAACTTGTAGACAACTTTGTCATAGTTGGTTTGGATTTGGGACTCTTCAATATCAGTAATACCTTCAGACATATTGCAGTTACTATTTATTAGTTTCTTGTACACACCAGTCTTTATGTTTACCgaaccttttttttttatgttaaACGTTAGGATCTGCTGCTTTCCTCTCCTTGTGATgagatttcttttatatatgatgctgaaaaaaaaaataaaaaaaaatcgaaaaaaagaaagatacGCAAAACTAAAACGCATTCACCCGGCCTTTTGCCTTCGTCTGGCGTGACGATGATGTAGATAGTATATATTACGTAAAGAAGTATTGTGCAATGAATAATAGCGAAGGAGAGCCAGCTTCAAGTGTCGGACCTTGGAAATGCTCTTTGGACGCGGTCTAAATAGTTTGTGGTTTCCCAGTCAAATTTAAAGGCAGATTGCGGTTCAGAAATTGGGGTTTCAAGATTACCTTTTGCTGTATCTTTCTTTGAGGAAACGATACGTTTTGTTTGGATAACTTCGAGATTAACCtggtttttattttccctTGTACTTTGATTTAACAATGTTCTGAGACAAGGAGATTCGTGGTGAAAATTTGTGTCCGTTTCGATATTGCCCAGTTGCAAGTGGGAGAAGTGGTCCCCTAAGTGGTATTCATTGTAAAGATCACACTGTGTAGATCTCCACTGTTGGAAATAGCCATTCTCGTAGTCAATAGTAGTATGTGACCATGGCTTGGACGTTCCAATGAAATGAATGAGTTTGATGTGctgttggaaaaaaaatatggcGGGTGAAGATTGGTATCCGTAATTAGGCATGGTTACGTTGTAAATAAAGGGAAGACGTATCCACTCCATAAGAGGGGATATCTTGTgcaaaatttctttactaTAATTGCAAATAggattgaaaaattgattgAAGATTCCTTGATCAGCACCATCAATTGATACggttttcatcaaaaaatcttgTAAACTCCTTGCCATTTCCAAATCTGGAACCAAAAGCAGTACTCCGGTATTGAACATGTCAGGCCATCCAATATCTGGGGCAGCAGCAATCTGGAACCTTGTTTGTTCCGGATATAATTGCAGGATTTTAAAAAACTCTTTGTCTAGTGGCAAAGTATCTGCAtccaaaaacaaaaccTTATCGAACTGCACCAATTCCCATAGTCTGGCTTTAAGTAAAGTATGAGATAGCTCAGGTCTTTTCAATAGCTCAAGATTTGCCTTATTGTTCTTCACGCACTTCTCCTGATCTTTTAGCGGTTCAATGATAATGATTTCCTTAAAGAGGCTCCTTATCAAAGTTACTTCCTGGGTACAAAAGCCATCGAACAAACCTCTTGTTACGAGTAGACATACGgtgatttcaaattctaCTACAGCCTTCTTCAGGAGTCTTTGTAACTGATACGCTAAAGTCAATGCACCAGGTAAATAGTCCTGTGAATACAATAACGTGCAAATAGCAATTTTACCAGCCATTAATACGTAACAAAGTTAACTTCTAACAAACGCCTAATATGGCGTTCTGTATCAGTgggtatttttttacaagTGAATGCTTTATCCTTGGCCTTTTCCCCTCGTCCTTATATGTCATAGAAATGTAAACAAAACCCTTAACCGTTACCGCGCGGTGACGAATcaatttgattttgtttcGAGATGGTCATTTCAAGGATAACAAAGTCAAACTTAAATCGCATCAGCGCATCATCTAATATATTTTACTCTCTGGTgccttttgtttttaaaatgttcttttattaatatATTTGTTGCATGTACGTAAAGTTATATCTAAATTAAAAACTGATAATATAacagaaataaaaatgcaGGAAAAACATGGCGAAAAACACGTCTCCTCCTCTTGTTATTTAATAATTATGTTCTTAACGAGAGTAAGACCAAACGTTCTTCAACAAACCATCGTTTTGAGCCAAACGGTTCAAAGAATCATCAGATTCACCTCTGGATCTGACGTAACCAGACAAAGCGTAGGTGACGTATTCACCTGGGATGGCACGgccttcttcatcaaccTTGGCAACGTTGATTTGAACAGAAGCATGGTCATCGGCTTTGATGATTCTGTTGGTAGCAG comes from the Saccharomyces mikatae IFO 1815 strain IFO1815 genome assembly, chromosome: 10 genome and includes:
- the RPB4 gene encoding DNA-directed RNA polymerase II subunit RPB4 (similar to Saccharomyces cerevisiae RPB4 (YJL140W); ancestral locus Anc_1.208) produces the protein MNVSTSTFQTRRRRLKKVEEEENAATLQLGQEFQLKQINHQGEEEELIALNLSEARLVIKEALIERRRAFKRSQKKHKKKHLKHESANDETTAVEDDDEDLDEDDVDADDDDFMHSETREKELESIDVLLEQTTGGNNKDLKNTMQYLTNFSRFRDQETVGAVIQLLKSTGLHPFEVAQLGSLACDTADEAKTLIPSLNNKISDDELERILKELSNLETLY
- the YUR1 gene encoding mannosyltransferase YUR1 (similar to Saccharomyces cerevisiae YUR1 (YJL139C) and KTR2 (YKR061W); ancestral locus Anc_1.209), whose protein sequence is MAKRGSLYVLGIFLPIWTLLIYIFCKELLLIRKYQNIDNSYTIDSQKAKEKYDSSRRRHYFPHLKLSRNSYDENALNYTRQDDFNHVYPRENATILMLVRNSELEGALDSMRSLEDRFNNKYHYDWTFLNDVPFDQDFIEATTAMASGKAQYALIPPEDWNRPTWINETFFEERLREMEDDGVLYGGSKSYRNMCRFNSGFFFKQSILDDYDYYFRVEPNVKYYCDFPYDPFRIMRLKGKKYGFVISLYEYEETIPTLWDAVEKYLETNEGTILPKEESAYAFLTDSGLVGKHYPIIEANSNYNLCHFWSNFEIGDLNFFRGDEYKKFFESLDIKGGFYYERWGDAPVHSIGVSLLLKPDEIIHFDELGYFHSPFGTCPASYAVRLDQRCRCQSDDESVIDIAPHSCLMRWWKNGSGKYFLKEEQPQV
- the TIF2 gene encoding translation initiation factor eIF4A (similar to Saccharomyces cerevisiae TIF2 (YJL138C) and TIF1 (YKR059W); ancestral locus Anc_1.211), producing the protein MSEGITDIEESQIQTNYDKVVYKFDDMELDENLLRGVFGYGFEEPSAIQQRAIMPIIEGHDVLAQAQSGTGKTGTFSIAALQRIDTSVKAPQALMLAPTRELALQIQKVVMALAFHMDIKVHACIGGTSFVEDAEGLRDAQIVVGTPGRVFDNIQRRRFRTDKIKMFILDEADEMLSSGFKEQIYQIFTLLPPTTQVVLLSATMPNDVLEVTTKFMRNPVRILVKKDELTLEGIKQFYVNVEEEDYKYECLTDLYDSISVTQAVIFCNTRRKVEELTTKLRDDKFTVSAIYSDLPQQERDTIMKEFRSGSSRILISTDLLARGIDVQQVSLVINYDLPANKENYIHRIGRGGRFGRKGVAINFVTNEDVGAMRELEKFYSTQIEELPSDIATLLN
- the GLG2 gene encoding glycogenin glucosyltransferase GLG2 (similar to Saccharomyces cerevisiae GLG2 (YJL137C) and GLG1 (YKR058W); ancestral locus Anc_1.212), whose amino-acid sequence is MAGKIAICTLLYSQDYLPGALTLAYQLQRLLKKAVVEFEITVCLLVTRGLFDGFCTQEVTLIRSLFKEIIIIEPLKDQEKCVKNNKANLELLKRPELSHTLLKARLWELVQFDKVLFLDADTLPLDKEFFKILQLYPEQTRFQIAAAPDIGWPDMFNTGVLLLVPDLEMARSLQDFLMKTVSIDGADQGIFNQFFNPICNYSKEILHKISPLMEWIRLPFIYNVTMPNYGYQSSPAIFFFQQHIKLIHFIGTSKPWSHTTIDYENGYFQQWRSTQCDLYNEYHLGDHFSHLQLGNIETDTNFHHESPCLRTLLNQSTRENKNQVNLEVIQTKRIVSSKKDTAKGNLETPISEPQSAFKFDWETTNYLDRVQRAFPRSDT